Proteins found in one Hirundo rustica isolate bHirRus1 chromosome 9, bHirRus1.pri.v3, whole genome shotgun sequence genomic segment:
- the TTC39A gene encoding tetratricopeptide repeat protein 39A isoform X2 yields the protein MDARPAGSAGARSSTSDLNVALRECMAALDLFLNNKFSDALASLQAKTKDSMYHALTYATILEMQAMMTFDPQDILNAGNTMKEAQATCQRFRKKSTVADSINNLVHRQSLEHFTEEEIHAEICYAECLLQRAALTFLQDENMVSFIKGGIKVRNSYQTYRELDSLIQSPHYVKGENHLHFEGGVKLGVGAFNLTLSMFPARILRLLEFVGFSGNKEHGLLQLQEGASSYSFRSVLCTMLLLCYHTFMTFVLGTGKGNVEEAEKLLKPYLARYPKGAIFLFFAGRIETLKGNIDAAVHRYEECCEAQQYWKQFHHMCYWELMWCFTYKRQWKMAFFYADLLSKENTWSKATYIYMKAAYLSMFGPDDCSPFGDSEVELFRIVPSLKLKIAGKSLPTEKFAIRKARRYLSSNPVPLPVPPLEMMYIWNGYAVIGKCPNLTEGMLETLNEAEEALARSSATELLADDQCVIKLLKGLCFKHLGKISEAEDHFNYIYLNEKKIKYDHYLIPNALLELAILYLDQDRRDEAIKLLEKAKQNYKNYSMETRTHFRIQAALHQAKSAPENGMHCGASAVS from the exons AACTAAAGACAGCATGTATCATGCCCTGACTTACGCCACCATACTGGAGATGCAAGCTATGATGACATTTGATCCTCAGGACATACTGAATGCAGGGAACACAATGAAGGAAGCTCAAGCCACCTGTCAAAG ATTTAGGAAGAAATCTACTGTAGCTGATTCTATCAACAACCTTGTGCATAGGCAAAGCCTTGAACACTTCACTGAAG AGGAAATCCATGCAGAAATTTGTTATGCTGAATGTTTACTTCAGAGAGCAGCACTCACATTCCTCCAG GATGAGAATATGGTCAGCTTCATAAAAGGAGGCATCAAAGTCCGAAACAGTTACCAAACCTACAG GGAGTTGGACAGTCTCATACAGTCCCCACATTATGTCAAAGGAGAGAACCATCTTCATTTTGAGGGAGGTGTAAAACTTGGAGTTGGAGCATTTAACCTG ACATTGTCCATGTTTCCTGCACGGATTCTGAGATTACTGGAGTTTGTTGGATTTTCTGGGAATAAG GAGCACGGTCTGCTGCAGCTTCAAGAGGGAGCATCATCGTACAGCTTTAGGTCGGTGCTGTGTACCATGCTGTTGCTTTGCTATCATACTTTCATGACCTTTGTGTTAG ggacaggaaaaggaaatgttgaGGAGGCAGAAAAACTACTTAAGCCTTACTTGGCACGCTATCCAAAG GGAGCCATATTCCTGTTTTTTGCAGGCAGGATAGAAACACTAAAGGGTAATATTGATGCG GCAGTCCATAGGTACGAGGAATGCTGCGAAGCTCAGCAGTACTGGAAGCAGTTCCATCACATGTGCTACTGGGAGCTGATGTGGTGCTTCACCTACAAGCGCCAGTGGAAGATGGCTTTTTTCTACGCGGACCTGCTGAGCAAGGAAAACACTTGGTCAAAG GCTACTTACATTTACATGAAAGCTGCTTATCTCAGTATGTTTGGACCAGATGACTGCAGTCCCTTTGGAGACAGCGAAGTTGAATTATTTAG GATTGTTCCCAGTCTGAAGCTGAAAATTGCAGGGAAATCTCTGCCCACAGAGAAGTTTGCCATTCGGAAAGCACGGCGGTACCTTTCTTCAAACCCCGTTCCTTTGCCTGTGCCGCCTTTG GAAATGATGTATATCTGGAATGGCTACGCTGTGATTGGAAAATGTCCCAACTTAACAGAAGGCATGTTAGAGACTTTAAATGAAGCAGAAGAAGCATTGGCAAGAAGTTCAG CTACAGAACTACTGGCAGATGATCAGTGCGTGATAAAGCTGTTAAAGGGATTATGCTTCAAGCATTTGGGCAAGATCTCAGAAGCAGAAGACCATTTTAATTACATCTATTTAAA TGAGAAGAAGATAAAATATGACCATTATCTAATTCCAAATGCCTTGCTGGAGCTGGCAATACTGTATCTGGACCAGGATAGAAGAGATGAAGCAATAAAACTCCTAGAAAAGGCAAA ACAAAACTACAAGAATTACTCCATGGAAACAAGGACACATTTCAGAATTCAAGCTGCCCTGCACCAAGCCAAATCCGCCCCAGAAAATGGAATGCACTGTGGAGCCTCGGCAGTGTCgtaa
- the TTC39A gene encoding tetratricopeptide repeat protein 39A isoform X1 → MFEPKLSGLTMTMSEHAGDSAERSSTSDLNVALRECMAALDLFLNNKFSDALASLQAKTKDSMYHALTYATILEMQAMMTFDPQDILNAGNTMKEAQATCQRFRKKSTVADSINNLVHRQSLEHFTEEEIHAEICYAECLLQRAALTFLQDENMVSFIKGGIKVRNSYQTYRELDSLIQSPHYVKGENHLHFEGGVKLGVGAFNLTLSMFPARILRLLEFVGFSGNKEHGLLQLQEGASSYSFRSVLCTMLLLCYHTFMTFVLGTGKGNVEEAEKLLKPYLARYPKGAIFLFFAGRIETLKGNIDAAVHRYEECCEAQQYWKQFHHMCYWELMWCFTYKRQWKMAFFYADLLSKENTWSKATYIYMKAAYLSMFGPDDCSPFGDSEVELFRIVPSLKLKIAGKSLPTEKFAIRKARRYLSSNPVPLPVPPLEMMYIWNGYAVIGKCPNLTEGMLETLNEAEEALARSSATELLADDQCVIKLLKGLCFKHLGKISEAEDHFNYIYLNEKKIKYDHYLIPNALLELAILYLDQDRRDEAIKLLEKAKQNYKNYSMETRTHFRIQAALHQAKSAPENGMHCGASAVS, encoded by the exons AACTAAAGACAGCATGTATCATGCCCTGACTTACGCCACCATACTGGAGATGCAAGCTATGATGACATTTGATCCTCAGGACATACTGAATGCAGGGAACACAATGAAGGAAGCTCAAGCCACCTGTCAAAG ATTTAGGAAGAAATCTACTGTAGCTGATTCTATCAACAACCTTGTGCATAGGCAAAGCCTTGAACACTTCACTGAAG AGGAAATCCATGCAGAAATTTGTTATGCTGAATGTTTACTTCAGAGAGCAGCACTCACATTCCTCCAG GATGAGAATATGGTCAGCTTCATAAAAGGAGGCATCAAAGTCCGAAACAGTTACCAAACCTACAG GGAGTTGGACAGTCTCATACAGTCCCCACATTATGTCAAAGGAGAGAACCATCTTCATTTTGAGGGAGGTGTAAAACTTGGAGTTGGAGCATTTAACCTG ACATTGTCCATGTTTCCTGCACGGATTCTGAGATTACTGGAGTTTGTTGGATTTTCTGGGAATAAG GAGCACGGTCTGCTGCAGCTTCAAGAGGGAGCATCATCGTACAGCTTTAGGTCGGTGCTGTGTACCATGCTGTTGCTTTGCTATCATACTTTCATGACCTTTGTGTTAG ggacaggaaaaggaaatgttgaGGAGGCAGAAAAACTACTTAAGCCTTACTTGGCACGCTATCCAAAG GGAGCCATATTCCTGTTTTTTGCAGGCAGGATAGAAACACTAAAGGGTAATATTGATGCG GCAGTCCATAGGTACGAGGAATGCTGCGAAGCTCAGCAGTACTGGAAGCAGTTCCATCACATGTGCTACTGGGAGCTGATGTGGTGCTTCACCTACAAGCGCCAGTGGAAGATGGCTTTTTTCTACGCGGACCTGCTGAGCAAGGAAAACACTTGGTCAAAG GCTACTTACATTTACATGAAAGCTGCTTATCTCAGTATGTTTGGACCAGATGACTGCAGTCCCTTTGGAGACAGCGAAGTTGAATTATTTAG GATTGTTCCCAGTCTGAAGCTGAAAATTGCAGGGAAATCTCTGCCCACAGAGAAGTTTGCCATTCGGAAAGCACGGCGGTACCTTTCTTCAAACCCCGTTCCTTTGCCTGTGCCGCCTTTG GAAATGATGTATATCTGGAATGGCTACGCTGTGATTGGAAAATGTCCCAACTTAACAGAAGGCATGTTAGAGACTTTAAATGAAGCAGAAGAAGCATTGGCAAGAAGTTCAG CTACAGAACTACTGGCAGATGATCAGTGCGTGATAAAGCTGTTAAAGGGATTATGCTTCAAGCATTTGGGCAAGATCTCAGAAGCAGAAGACCATTTTAATTACATCTATTTAAA TGAGAAGAAGATAAAATATGACCATTATCTAATTCCAAATGCCTTGCTGGAGCTGGCAATACTGTATCTGGACCAGGATAGAAGAGATGAAGCAATAAAACTCCTAGAAAAGGCAAA ACAAAACTACAAGAATTACTCCATGGAAACAAGGACACATTTCAGAATTCAAGCTGCCCTGCACCAAGCCAAATCCGCCCCAGAAAATGGAATGCACTGTGGAGCCTCGGCAGTGTCgtaa
- the TTC39A gene encoding tetratricopeptide repeat protein 39A isoform X4 translates to MAALDLFLNNKFSDALASLQAKTKDSMYHALTYATILEMQAMMTFDPQDILNAGNTMKEAQATCQRFRKKSTVADSINNLVHRQSLEHFTEEEIHAEICYAECLLQRAALTFLQDENMVSFIKGGIKVRNSYQTYRELDSLIQSPHYVKGENHLHFEGGVKLGVGAFNLTLSMFPARILRLLEFVGFSGNKEHGLLQLQEGASSYSFRSVLCTMLLLCYHTFMTFVLGTGKGNVEEAEKLLKPYLARYPKGAIFLFFAGRIETLKGNIDAAVHRYEECCEAQQYWKQFHHMCYWELMWCFTYKRQWKMAFFYADLLSKENTWSKATYIYMKAAYLSMFGPDDCSPFGDSEVELFRIVPSLKLKIAGKSLPTEKFAIRKARRYLSSNPVPLPVPPLEMMYIWNGYAVIGKCPNLTEGMLETLNEAEEALARSSATELLADDQCVIKLLKGLCFKHLGKISEAEDHFNYIYLNEKKIKYDHYLIPNALLELAILYLDQDRRDEAIKLLEKAKQNYKNYSMETRTHFRIQAALHQAKSAPENGMHCGASAVS, encoded by the exons AACTAAAGACAGCATGTATCATGCCCTGACTTACGCCACCATACTGGAGATGCAAGCTATGATGACATTTGATCCTCAGGACATACTGAATGCAGGGAACACAATGAAGGAAGCTCAAGCCACCTGTCAAAG ATTTAGGAAGAAATCTACTGTAGCTGATTCTATCAACAACCTTGTGCATAGGCAAAGCCTTGAACACTTCACTGAAG AGGAAATCCATGCAGAAATTTGTTATGCTGAATGTTTACTTCAGAGAGCAGCACTCACATTCCTCCAG GATGAGAATATGGTCAGCTTCATAAAAGGAGGCATCAAAGTCCGAAACAGTTACCAAACCTACAG GGAGTTGGACAGTCTCATACAGTCCCCACATTATGTCAAAGGAGAGAACCATCTTCATTTTGAGGGAGGTGTAAAACTTGGAGTTGGAGCATTTAACCTG ACATTGTCCATGTTTCCTGCACGGATTCTGAGATTACTGGAGTTTGTTGGATTTTCTGGGAATAAG GAGCACGGTCTGCTGCAGCTTCAAGAGGGAGCATCATCGTACAGCTTTAGGTCGGTGCTGTGTACCATGCTGTTGCTTTGCTATCATACTTTCATGACCTTTGTGTTAG ggacaggaaaaggaaatgttgaGGAGGCAGAAAAACTACTTAAGCCTTACTTGGCACGCTATCCAAAG GGAGCCATATTCCTGTTTTTTGCAGGCAGGATAGAAACACTAAAGGGTAATATTGATGCG GCAGTCCATAGGTACGAGGAATGCTGCGAAGCTCAGCAGTACTGGAAGCAGTTCCATCACATGTGCTACTGGGAGCTGATGTGGTGCTTCACCTACAAGCGCCAGTGGAAGATGGCTTTTTTCTACGCGGACCTGCTGAGCAAGGAAAACACTTGGTCAAAG GCTACTTACATTTACATGAAAGCTGCTTATCTCAGTATGTTTGGACCAGATGACTGCAGTCCCTTTGGAGACAGCGAAGTTGAATTATTTAG GATTGTTCCCAGTCTGAAGCTGAAAATTGCAGGGAAATCTCTGCCCACAGAGAAGTTTGCCATTCGGAAAGCACGGCGGTACCTTTCTTCAAACCCCGTTCCTTTGCCTGTGCCGCCTTTG GAAATGATGTATATCTGGAATGGCTACGCTGTGATTGGAAAATGTCCCAACTTAACAGAAGGCATGTTAGAGACTTTAAATGAAGCAGAAGAAGCATTGGCAAGAAGTTCAG CTACAGAACTACTGGCAGATGATCAGTGCGTGATAAAGCTGTTAAAGGGATTATGCTTCAAGCATTTGGGCAAGATCTCAGAAGCAGAAGACCATTTTAATTACATCTATTTAAA TGAGAAGAAGATAAAATATGACCATTATCTAATTCCAAATGCCTTGCTGGAGCTGGCAATACTGTATCTGGACCAGGATAGAAGAGATGAAGCAATAAAACTCCTAGAAAAGGCAAA ACAAAACTACAAGAATTACTCCATGGAAACAAGGACACATTTCAGAATTCAAGCTGCCCTGCACCAAGCCAAATCCGCCCCAGAAAATGGAATGCACTGTGGAGCCTCGGCAGTGTCgtaa